The following proteins come from a genomic window of Deinococcus aestuarii:
- a CDS encoding PHP-associated domain-containing protein, which produces MPTLINNVVFRDGVQVMRVDLHIHSEVSHDCRTPLRGVPAWMLRTNTRVVAVTDHDQQRGGPELARIVADLGLDDRLSVIPGEEVTTSEGELIGLFLNERIPPGLTPEETVREIKAQGGLVMLQHGFDPLKRYRLKPEATARIAAQVDIVETFNSRLSRHRWNLVAAAWARERALPECAGSDAHTLRDIGEAWVETPFRIIRTPEDLIAALREGVVAGRWTHPVYAYGRKQWRVLNGRLRRGE; this is translated from the coding sequence ATGCCGACCCTGATCAACAACGTCGTCTTCCGCGACGGCGTGCAGGTCATGCGAGTGGACCTCCACATCCACAGCGAGGTCAGCCACGACTGCCGCACCCCGCTGCGCGGCGTCCCCGCCTGGATGCTGCGGACGAACACCCGGGTGGTCGCCGTCACCGACCACGACCAGCAGCGCGGCGGTCCCGAGCTCGCCCGCATCGTGGCCGACCTGGGGCTGGACGACCGCCTCAGCGTCATTCCCGGCGAGGAAGTCACCACGTCGGAGGGTGAGCTGATCGGCCTCTTCCTGAACGAGCGCATTCCGCCAGGGCTCACCCCCGAGGAGACCGTCCGCGAGATCAAGGCGCAGGGCGGCCTGGTGATGCTCCAGCACGGCTTCGACCCCCTCAAACGCTACCGCCTGAAGCCGGAGGCGACGGCGCGGATCGCAGCTCAGGTGGACATCGTGGAGACCTTCAATTCCCGCCTCTCGCGCCACCGCTGGAACCTCGTCGCCGCCGCCTGGGCACGGGAGCGCGCCCTGCCGGAGTGCGCCGGGAGTGACGCCCACACCCTGCGCGACATCGGCGAGGCGTGGGTGGAGACACCTTTCCGGATCATCCGCACGCCCGAGGATTTGATCGCCGCCCTGCGCGAGGGGGTGGTGGCCGGACGCTGGACCCACCCCGTCTACGCCTACGGGCGCAAGCAATGGCGGGTGTTGAATGGACGGCTCAGGCGAGGGGAATAA
- a CDS encoding endonuclease/exonuclease/phosphatase family protein, with amino-acid sequence MRLAWAYLLTVALAWLLGEFVGERTVPTLLLAYLPAGVWVLPAPLVLAWTFWKRRGVGVALAGTLLALWGADFLHWRPQPGGTLRVVTYNVARGTLGTPGQIAGALRAADADVILLQETNFVRVGFGPELLAALPGYRVQAAREVTTLTRLPVLATRVDPAPGSGRAFLETEVRWRGQSVRVVNAHLNTVLVSSALRGDLATVRRTRDVRAAQVALLTEIAARQPGPLLLGGDLNTPPRGLVYRQLQRAFGPDAHGAAGHGPGWTFPGLFLRIDHVMARGLTPTRARVLAPAGSDHRPLLVEYP; translated from the coding sequence ATGCGGCTGGCGTGGGCGTACCTCTTGACCGTGGCCCTGGCGTGGCTCCTCGGGGAGTTCGTCGGCGAGCGGACGGTGCCGACCCTCCTGCTCGCCTACCTCCCGGCGGGGGTGTGGGTGCTGCCTGCGCCCCTCGTGCTGGCCTGGACCTTCTGGAAAAGGCGGGGCGTGGGCGTGGCGCTGGCGGGAACGCTGCTGGCCCTGTGGGGTGCGGACTTCCTCCACTGGCGGCCCCAGCCGGGCGGCACGCTGCGGGTCGTCACCTACAACGTGGCGCGGGGAACGCTGGGCACGCCGGGCCAGATCGCGGGGGCGTTGCGGGCGGCGGACGCGGACGTGATCTTGCTTCAGGAGACGAACTTCGTGCGGGTGGGCTTCGGGCCCGAGCTGCTCGCCGCCCTGCCCGGCTACCGGGTGCAGGCAGCGCGGGAGGTGACGACCCTGACGCGCCTGCCCGTCCTCGCCACGCGAGTTGACCCGGCTCCGGGCAGCGGACGGGCCTTCCTCGAAACCGAGGTGCGTTGGCGGGGGCAGAGCGTGAGGGTCGTCAACGCGCACCTGAACACCGTCCTCGTCTCCAGCGCCCTGCGCGGCGACCTCGCCACGGTGCGACGCACCCGGGACGTGCGGGCGGCGCAGGTGGCCCTCCTCACGGAGATTGCCGCGCGGCAGCCGGGCCCGCTCCTGCTGGGCGGCGACCTGAACACGCCCCCTCGGGGACTGGTGTACCGCCAGCTTCAAAGAGCTTTTGGCCCGGATGCCCACGGCGCGGCGGGGCATGGCCCGGGCTGGACCTTCCCCGGCCTGTTCCTGCGCATAGACCACGTGATGGCGCGCGGCCTGACCCCCACCCGCGCCCGCGTCCTAGCGCCAGCGGGGAGCGATCACCGTCCTCTCCTGGTCGAGTACCCCTGA
- a CDS encoding Asp23/Gls24 family envelope stress response protein, translating into MTGTINITEAALASLIGLTAHEVPGVVGMAPANLKEGLSRVLGRANAREGVVIGREGPDHLADLYVVVAYGVSIPTVARNIVERVEHIVRTQAGITLKATRVHAVGVQRA; encoded by the coding sequence GTGACTGGCACCATCAACATCACCGAGGCGGCGCTCGCCTCTCTCATCGGCCTGACGGCGCACGAGGTTCCGGGCGTGGTCGGCATGGCCCCCGCCAACCTCAAGGAGGGCCTGTCGCGCGTGCTGGGCCGCGCCAACGCCCGCGAAGGGGTCGTGATTGGCCGCGAGGGACCCGATCACCTCGCCGACCTGTACGTCGTGGTCGCCTACGGGGTGAGCATCCCCACGGTCGCGCGCAATATCGTGGAGCGCGTGGAGCACATCGTGCGCACCCAGGCGGGCATCACCCTCAAGGCGACGCGCGTTCACGCGGTGGGGGTGCAGCGTGCCTGA
- a CDS encoding diacylglycerol/lipid kinase family protein — MTLDSPAAPQVPGADVTDATLIFNRGAGGSEHASPDLLVEALYGLGYRPVYRATDDEADLASALADVRGTVFVAGGDGTVRAAALHLAGQAGVRLGILPMGTANNIGRTLGIEGAPLDVLARSANARTVPLDLGRVTAPWGEDLFVEACGCGAFAHVLAEYDPEGGKSPLRAVQALASALRGFEPPPLALTLDGEVHPEAACALMEVMNTRATGPRLRLATTADPTDGRLNVIRVNGEQQDGLIAYLAALARDEFEALPSVSSDEARVVELPYVGQAFHVDGEVRRARPGVMGTVRIEVWPGALRVLVPPKEGG; from the coding sequence ATGACCCTCGACTCTCCGGCAGCCCCTCAGGTGCCGGGCGCGGACGTGACGGACGCCACGCTGATCTTCAACCGGGGGGCGGGCGGCAGCGAACACGCCAGCCCCGACCTCCTCGTGGAGGCGCTGTACGGGCTCGGCTACCGGCCCGTCTACCGCGCGACGGACGACGAGGCGGACCTCGCCTCCGCCCTGGCGGACGTGCGCGGCACCGTCTTCGTGGCGGGCGGCGACGGCACGGTGCGCGCGGCGGCGTTGCACCTCGCCGGGCAGGCGGGCGTGCGGCTCGGCATCCTCCCGATGGGCACCGCGAACAACATCGGGCGGACGCTGGGCATCGAGGGAGCGCCCCTGGACGTGCTCGCCCGCTCCGCGAACGCCCGGACCGTGCCCCTCGACCTCGGGCGGGTGACGGCCCCCTGGGGCGAGGACCTCTTCGTGGAGGCGTGCGGCTGCGGCGCCTTCGCCCACGTGCTCGCCGAGTACGACCCGGAAGGGGGCAAGAGCCCGCTGCGGGCCGTGCAGGCGCTCGCCTCGGCCCTGCGCGGCTTCGAGCCGCCGCCGCTGGCCCTCACACTCGACGGAGAGGTGCACCCGGAGGCCGCCTGCGCGCTCATGGAGGTGATGAACACGAGGGCGACCGGCCCCCGCCTGCGGCTTGCCACCACCGCCGATCCCACCGACGGGCGGCTGAACGTCATCCGGGTGAACGGGGAGCAACAAGACGGGTTGATCGCCTACCTCGCGGCCCTAGCACGCGACGAGTTCGAGGCGTTGCCGAGCGTGTCCAGCGACGAGGCGCGGGTGGTCGAGCTTCCCTATGTCGGGCAGGCTTTCCACGTGGACGGTGAGGTGCGGCGCGCACGACCGGGCGTGATGGGCACCGTGAGGATCGAGGTCTGGCCGGGTGCCCTCCGGGTGCTCGTGCCGCCGAAGGAGGGAGGCTAG
- the rsr gene encoding RNA-binding protein Rsr, translating to MKNLLKVISPKSRKQTERLDARQVKNNAGGFVYALPDEGRLTRFLVLGTDGGTFYAGERAHTVQATDFVREFVQRDAATALRVTLDVVRGNRAPKADPALLVLALIAKTAPNVADRQAAWNALPEVARTGTMLLHFLAFADALGGWGRLTRRGVARVYEDAPLERLALWAVKYKARDGWSQRDALRLAHPRTTDEARTAVLRFMVNGVLKGASDPALRVIEGHLLALNAGTDAEAARLIRDFHLPIEAVPTHLRGAEVYRAAMETNGLTWLLRNLGNLGRVGVLSVNDPEVTRAVIERVTDPVGLKRGRIHPLDALKARLVYGQGRGVKGGGEWVPVPRVVDALEDAFHTAFGNVRPAGTWHLLALDVSGSMTCGQVAGTPGLTPNMAAAAMSLVALRTEPQALTLGFAHEFRKLGITPGDTLEGAMRKAQAASFGATDCALPMLWAAQNGVKVETFVVYTDNETWAGKVHPTVALDRYRQKTGLPARLIVVGLTATGFSIADPNRADMLDVVGFDSAAPGVMVGFARGEV from the coding sequence ATGAAGAACCTCCTGAAGGTCATTTCACCGAAGAGCCGCAAGCAGACCGAGCGCCTGGACGCGCGACAGGTCAAGAACAACGCGGGCGGATTCGTGTATGCCCTCCCCGACGAGGGCCGCCTCACCCGCTTCCTGGTGCTGGGCACGGACGGCGGCACCTTCTACGCGGGCGAGCGGGCGCACACGGTGCAGGCCACCGACTTCGTGCGCGAGTTCGTTCAGCGCGACGCAGCCACCGCCCTGCGCGTGACGCTGGACGTGGTGCGCGGCAACCGGGCGCCCAAGGCGGACCCCGCCCTGCTGGTGCTCGCGCTGATCGCCAAGACGGCGCCGAACGTGGCGGACCGTCAGGCGGCCTGGAACGCGCTGCCCGAGGTGGCGCGCACGGGCACGATGCTGCTGCACTTCCTGGCCTTCGCGGACGCGCTGGGCGGCTGGGGTCGCCTGACCCGCCGGGGCGTGGCGCGCGTGTACGAGGACGCGCCCCTGGAGCGCCTGGCGCTGTGGGCCGTGAAGTACAAGGCCCGCGACGGCTGGAGCCAGCGCGACGCCCTGCGCCTCGCGCACCCCAGGACCACGGACGAGGCCCGCACCGCGGTGCTGCGGTTCATGGTGAACGGCGTGCTGAAGGGAGCGAGCGATCCCGCCCTGCGGGTGATCGAGGGCCACCTCCTCGCCCTGAACGCGGGGACGGACGCCGAGGCGGCGCGGCTGATACGCGACTTCCACCTGCCCATCGAGGCGGTGCCCACCCACCTGCGCGGGGCGGAGGTCTACCGCGCGGCGATGGAGACAAACGGCCTGACCTGGCTGCTGCGTAACCTGGGCAACCTCGGTCGCGTGGGCGTGCTGAGCGTCAACGACCCCGAGGTGACGCGGGCGGTGATCGAGCGCGTGACCGACCCTGTGGGGCTCAAGCGAGGCCGCATCCACCCCCTCGACGCGCTCAAGGCCCGCCTCGTGTACGGCCAGGGACGCGGCGTGAAGGGCGGGGGCGAGTGGGTGCCCGTGCCCCGGGTGGTGGACGCGCTGGAAGACGCCTTCCACACGGCCTTCGGGAACGTGCGGCCCGCCGGAACGTGGCACCTGCTCGCGCTCGACGTGAGCGGCAGCATGACCTGCGGCCAGGTCGCCGGAACGCCCGGCCTGACCCCCAACATGGCCGCCGCCGCGATGAGCCTCGTCGCCCTGCGCACCGAGCCCCAGGCGCTGACGCTGGGCTTTGCCCACGAGTTCCGCAAGCTCGGGATCACCCCGGGGGACACGCTGGAGGGTGCCATGCGCAAGGCCCAGGCCGCGAGCTTCGGCGCCACCGACTGCGCCCTGCCGATGCTGTGGGCGGCCCAGAACGGGGTGAAGGTCGAGACCTTCGTGGTCTACACCGACAACGAGACCTGGGCGGGCAAGGTCCACCCCACCGTCGCCCTCGACCGCTACCGCCAGAAGACCGGCCTCCCCGCGCGCCTGATCGTGGTCGGCCTGACGGCGACCGGCTTCAGCATCGCGGACCCCAACCGGGCGGACATGCTCGACGTGGTGGGCTTCGACAGCGCCGCGCCGGGGGTGATGGTGGGCTTCGCGCGGGGGGAGGTGTAG
- a CDS encoding DAK2 domain-containing protein: MLRVATDWLGVYREQVNALNVYPVPDGDTGTNMHLTMQSVRRELDTCDENNMASVARAISYGALLGARGNSGVILSQLLKGFAEVVREKPAVDARTLAAAFRAAQKAGYGAVMKPVEGTILTVARGVADGAEGPRERETVDAVLEQALFEGQRLLDQTPEMLPALKQAGVIDSGGQGYLYVVQGMLAALRGDALPEAPEITSYAQEGFETEEFGYCTEFLMSDSTKPIEEIRELVSPFGDSLLVVGAEGYVKGHIHTNEPDELLATVGRYGRMLKTKVEDMAEQHTEILGMAGAAARAEEEVPPSGLVAVASGYGLVKLFRSLGARIVSGGQTSNPSVQDIVDAVRSVSAEKVLILPNNKNVLMAAEKAMELMEGRAVVVPTRTLGQGMGAALAFQPDGDAGSLRAEMEEAAARVTTFEVTRASRTTNITTRDGRTLAIAEGDVIGLQDDELVQSGGTPEDSVMEMLGRGYGGQEIVTVFGGPQKTQEDLQALSGRIGKAFPDAEVEAHPGGPDLYDYLVTIE, from the coding sequence ATGCTGCGGGTGGCGACCGACTGGCTGGGCGTGTACCGCGAGCAGGTCAACGCCCTGAACGTCTACCCCGTCCCCGACGGTGACACGGGCACGAACATGCACCTGACGATGCAGTCGGTGCGGCGCGAACTCGACACCTGCGACGAGAACAACATGGCCTCGGTCGCCCGCGCGATCAGCTACGGGGCGCTGCTGGGGGCGCGCGGCAACTCCGGCGTGATCCTCTCGCAGCTCCTCAAGGGCTTCGCGGAGGTCGTGCGCGAGAAGCCCGCCGTGGACGCACGCACGCTCGCCGCCGCCTTCCGCGCCGCCCAGAAGGCGGGGTACGGCGCCGTGATGAAGCCCGTCGAGGGCACCATCCTCACCGTGGCGCGCGGCGTGGCCGACGGGGCGGAGGGGCCGCGCGAGCGCGAGACGGTGGACGCCGTGCTGGAACAGGCCCTCTTCGAGGGGCAGCGCCTGCTCGACCAGACGCCCGAGATGCTCCCGGCCCTCAAGCAGGCGGGCGTGATCGACTCGGGTGGGCAGGGGTACCTGTACGTGGTGCAGGGGATGCTCGCGGCCCTGCGCGGCGACGCGCTGCCCGAGGCGCCCGAGATCACGAGTTACGCGCAGGAGGGGTTCGAGACCGAGGAGTTCGGCTACTGCACCGAATTCCTGATGTCGGACTCGACCAAGCCCATCGAGGAGATCCGCGAACTCGTCTCGCCGTTTGGGGACAGCCTGCTCGTGGTGGGGGCGGAGGGCTACGTCAAGGGCCACATCCACACCAACGAGCCCGACGAACTTCTCGCCACGGTGGGCCGCTACGGGCGGATGCTCAAGACCAAGGTCGAGGACATGGCCGAGCAGCACACCGAGATCCTGGGCATGGCGGGCGCCGCCGCCCGGGCCGAGGAGGAGGTGCCGCCCTCGGGCCTCGTCGCCGTCGCCAGCGGATACGGGCTCGTCAAGCTCTTCCGCTCGCTGGGCGCGCGCATCGTCAGCGGCGGGCAGACCAGCAACCCCAGCGTGCAGGACATCGTGGACGCGGTGCGCAGCGTGAGTGCGGAGAAGGTCCTGATCCTTCCCAACAACAAGAACGTGTTGATGGCCGCCGAGAAGGCGATGGAGCTGATGGAGGGCCGGGCGGTCGTCGTACCCACCCGCACGCTCGGGCAGGGCATGGGCGCCGCGCTCGCCTTTCAGCCGGACGGGGACGCGGGGAGTCTGCGGGCCGAGATGGAGGAGGCCGCCGCCCGCGTCACCACCTTCGAGGTCACCCGCGCGAGCCGCACGACGAACATCACGACGAGGGACGGCCGCACCCTGGCGATTGCCGAGGGCGACGTGATCGGCTTGCAAGATGACGAACTCGTGCAGTCGGGCGGCACCCCCGAGGACTCCGTGATGGAGATGCTGGGCCGGGGCTACGGCGGCCAGGAGATCGTCACCGTGTTCGGCGGGCCGCAAAAGACGCAAGAAGACCTCCAGGCCCTCTCGGGGCGCATCGGGAAAGCGTTCCCGGACGCCGAGGTCGAGGCGCATCCCGGCGGGCCGGACCTGTACGACTACCTCGTGACGATTGAGTAG
- a CDS encoding acetamidase/formamidase family protein, with product MSDHHLGTAHIHTVWDRDLPPALSIQPGDTVTFGTLDASDGGVARRVVAGELGAPAELAGLIAADAFPAREGPRGHPLTGPVFVEGAESGDALVIELLDVQTAAWGWTACRPNGIGLLDAVLAEEGLQSSTHLWDLRAGTHADFRPGIRIPLAPFPGVLGVAPAAPGPHPTAPPRQVGGNMDIRQLVAGSTLSLPVEVPGALFSVGDLHAAQGDGELSGTGIECAGQVTLRFGLERGAGLSTPEFITPTHGGTSRRWHATTGHDPDLMTAARVALRALLRRLQSRGLSLEEAYVLSSVCVDLKISQIVDAPNYTVSAFLPLDIFEEA from the coding sequence ATGAGCGACCACCACCTCGGTACCGCGCACATCCACACCGTCTGGGACCGCGACCTGCCGCCCGCCCTCAGCATCCAGCCCGGCGACACGGTGACCTTCGGGACGCTCGACGCCTCGGACGGTGGGGTCGCGCGGCGGGTGGTGGCGGGCGAACTGGGGGCGCCCGCCGAGCTGGCGGGCCTCATTGCCGCCGACGCTTTCCCAGCACGGGAGGGTCCACGCGGCCACCCGCTGACGGGGCCGGTCTTCGTCGAGGGGGCCGAGTCCGGCGACGCGCTGGTGATCGAACTGCTGGACGTGCAGACCGCCGCCTGGGGTTGGACCGCCTGCCGCCCGAACGGCATCGGCCTCCTCGACGCCGTGCTCGCCGAGGAGGGGTTGCAATCCTCCACCCACCTCTGGGACCTGCGGGCGGGCACCCACGCCGACTTTCGCCCCGGCATCCGCATTCCGCTCGCGCCCTTTCCCGGCGTGCTGGGCGTTGCTCCCGCCGCTCCCGGCCCCCACCCCACCGCCCCGCCCCGGCAGGTGGGCGGCAACATGGACATCCGGCAACTCGTGGCGGGCAGCACACTCTCTCTGCCCGTCGAGGTTCCCGGCGCCCTGTTCTCGGTGGGCGACCTGCACGCGGCCCAGGGGGACGGGGAACTGAGTGGCACGGGGATCGAGTGCGCGGGGCAGGTCACACTGCGCTTTGGCCTGGAGCGCGGCGCGGGGCTCTCCACCCCCGAATTCATCACGCCCACCCACGGCGGCACGAGTCGGCGCTGGCACGCGACCACCGGACACGACCCCGACCTGATGACGGCGGCCCGGGTCGCTCTGCGCGCCCTCTTGCGCCGCCTCCAATCGCGCGGGTTGAGTCTGGAAGAAGCCTACGTGCTGTCGAGTGTCTGCGTGGACCTCAAAATCAGCCAGATCGTGGACGCGCCGAACTACACCGTGAGCGCGTTTCTGCCGCTGGACATTTTTGAGGAGGCATAA
- a CDS encoding SDR family oxidoreductase, which yields MQTILVTGATGSQGRPVVEKLLEAGYRVRMLARHPERAGDLTEKGAEGYAGDLGDVEAVRAAVRGVDGVFLLAPFFAGPGAALEYGRNVIAAAREAGVRLIVWNPTGEIPPVPTGNPALDLRRELLADLEASGVPYVVLQPTAYLENLLGPWTREEVAQRDTFAYPTPNEVRIQWIATADVATFAVSAFGHPDLAPLNLKVSGPERLSGEEVAERFSRALGRRVTFRPMPPREFGEKLDRVFPGRGAGVTGAYEMAYANPEMASTHVDLGAALARLPVRLTTVEEWVREHAAAFSPAIEPERVG from the coding sequence ATGCAGACCATTCTGGTGACGGGAGCCACGGGCTCGCAGGGAAGACCGGTCGTTGAGAAGCTGCTGGAGGCGGGGTACCGGGTGCGGATGCTCGCCCGCCACCCCGAGCGGGCGGGCGACCTGACGGAGAAAGGCGCCGAAGGCTACGCGGGCGACCTGGGTGACGTGGAGGCCGTGCGCGCGGCGGTGCGGGGCGTAGACGGCGTGTTCCTGCTCGCGCCCTTCTTCGCCGGGCCGGGGGCGGCGCTGGAGTACGGGCGCAACGTGATCGCGGCGGCGCGGGAGGCGGGCGTGCGCCTGATCGTCTGGAACCCGACCGGGGAGATTCCCCCCGTGCCCACCGGGAACCCGGCCCTCGACCTGCGGCGCGAGCTGCTCGCGGACCTGGAGGCGAGCGGCGTGCCGTACGTCGTGCTGCAACCGACCGCCTACCTCGAAAACCTGCTGGGGCCCTGGACCCGCGAGGAGGTGGCGCAGCGCGACACCTTCGCCTACCCCACCCCCAACGAGGTCCGCATCCAGTGGATCGCCACCGCCGACGTCGCCACCTTCGCCGTGTCCGCCTTCGGGCACCCCGACCTCGCGCCCCTGAACCTCAAGGTCAGCGGTCCCGAACGCCTGAGCGGGGAGGAGGTCGCCGAACGCTTCAGCCGTGCCCTGGGGCGCAGGGTCACCTTCCGGCCCATGCCCCCGAGGGAGTTCGGGGAGAAACTCGACCGCGTGTTCCCCGGCAGGGGCGCGGGTGTGACCGGTGCCTACGAAATGGCCTACGCGAACCCGGAGATGGCCTCGACCCACGTGGACCTGGGCGCGGCCCTGGCGCGGCTGCCCGTGCGTCTCACGACGGTGGAGGAGTGGGTGCGCGAGCACGCGGCGGCGTTCAGCCCGGCGATTGAGCCGGAACGCGTGGGCTGA
- the murF gene encoding UDP-N-acetylmuramoyl-tripeptide--D-alanyl-D-alanine ligase — MLDPHASLPFPATVHPEARPAARLTWDSRQAGPEVAFVALPGERMHGNSFVEAALAAGAPFVLTDLAVERAVRVDDAREALFTWARSERARNGLVVGITGSVGKTTAKSYAAAALNAHFMPVYNTMPAIACFLIEFGGSPQPLVVEMGIDRVGEMAELVDLVRPGVGVVTSIGEAHLEALGSVEGVAREKGVILKGRRGLVSTQAAPWFPGVDTYGFGAEATFAGENLEVTPEDARFSFRSVTVTLPLASRVQAEAAVLGLALAERAGVPLEEAAARLAGVQVPGGRYRVHPGRFTLIDDAYNASPLAVRAALDALAAFPGRRISVLGRMLELGETERELHAGVGAHARERADLTYGVGAFASELGERAFRTVPGLLADLLSEVRDGDVVLVKASRGISWTPGKRAEEGVGLDGVVDALLRHRDG, encoded by the coding sequence ATGCTCGACCCCCACGCTTCCCTCCCCTTTCCCGCCACTGTCCATCCAGAGGCCCGACCCGCCGCGCGCCTGACCTGGGACTCGCGGCAGGCGGGCCCCGAGGTGGCCTTCGTGGCGCTGCCGGGCGAGCGGATGCACGGCAACAGCTTCGTGGAGGCGGCGCTGGCGGCGGGCGCCCCCTTCGTCCTCACCGACCTCGCCGTGGAGCGGGCGGTACGCGTCGACGATGCGCGGGAGGCCCTCTTCACCTGGGCCCGCTCGGAGCGGGCGAGAAACGGACTCGTCGTCGGCATCACCGGGAGCGTGGGAAAGACGACGGCCAAAAGCTACGCGGCGGCGGCCCTGAACGCGCACTTTATGCCCGTCTACAACACCATGCCCGCCATCGCCTGCTTCCTGATCGAGTTCGGGGGGAGTCCTCAGCCCCTCGTCGTGGAGATGGGCATCGACCGGGTGGGCGAGATGGCCGAGCTGGTGGACCTCGTGCGGCCTGGCGTCGGCGTGGTGACGAGCATCGGGGAGGCGCACCTGGAGGCGCTGGGCAGCGTGGAGGGCGTGGCACGCGAGAAGGGCGTGATCCTGAAGGGGCGACGCGGGTTGGTGAGTACGCAGGCGGCCCCCTGGTTCCCGGGCGTGGACACCTACGGCTTCGGCGCAGAAGCGACCTTCGCGGGGGAGAACCTGGAGGTCACGCCGGAGGACGCCCGCTTCTCCTTCCGGAGCGTGACCGTCACCCTGCCGCTCGCCTCGCGGGTGCAGGCGGAGGCGGCGGTGCTGGGGCTGGCACTGGCGGAAAGAGCCGGGGTGCCCCTGGAAGAGGCGGCGGCGCGGCTGGCGGGCGTACAGGTCCCCGGAGGCCGTTACCGGGTCCACCCCGGCCGCTTCACCCTCATCGACGACGCCTACAACGCCTCGCCCCTCGCCGTGCGGGCCGCGCTCGACGCCCTCGCCGCCTTTCCGGGACGCCGGATCAGCGTGCTGGGGCGGATGCTCGAACTCGGGGAGACGGAGCGGGAATTGCACGCGGGAGTCGGCGCCCACGCGCGGGAGCGGGCCGACCTGACCTACGGGGTGGGGGCGTTCGCGTCTGAACTCGGGGAGCGGGCCTTCCGCACCGTACCGGGGCTCCTCGCCGACCTTCTTTCGGAAGTCCGCGACGGCGACGTGGTGCTCGTCAAGGCGAGCCGGGGCATCAGTTGGACGCCCGGGAAACGCGCCGAGGAAGGCGTCGGGCTGGACGGGGTGGTGGACGCCCTGCTCCGGCACCGGGACGGCTGA
- a CDS encoding winged helix-turn-helix transcriptional regulator, giving the protein MNYEERVRRKECSVERTVDVIGGKWTTLIVRELLRGTRRYGELRAALTGVSPKTLTDKLRELEEGGVLTRTVYPAVPPRVEYTLTPKGRALEGVIDAMHVWGERWT; this is encoded by the coding sequence ATGAACTACGAGGAACGGGTGCGCCGGAAGGAGTGCAGCGTCGAGCGGACGGTGGACGTGATCGGGGGCAAGTGGACCACCCTGATCGTGCGGGAGTTGCTGCGGGGCACCCGGCGGTACGGCGAGCTGCGCGCGGCCCTGACCGGGGTGAGCCCCAAGACCCTGACGGACAAGCTGCGCGAGCTGGAGGAGGGGGGCGTGCTGACCCGCACCGTCTACCCGGCGGTGCCGCCCCGGGTGGAGTACACCCTGACCCCCAAGGGCCGGGCGCTGGAGGGCGTGATCGACGCCATGCACGTCTGGGGCGAACGCTGGACCTGA